A window from Enterocloster bolteae encodes these proteins:
- a CDS encoding ABC transporter ATP-binding protein, producing MDGSRKHIMTRLPDTGKVTLMTFAGKYKYLTVTGCILSGISAVIALVPYLCMWMVIKLAVLNWPGGLAGGTLVYWGWMAVASSLLSMLIYFGALMCTHLSAFRTARNMKTAALHHLAELPIGYLRGTGSGKLRRIIDDGAGQTETYLAHQLPDLAGALVTPAAVLVLLLVFDWRFGLISLIPMAVGTFFLSRMMGTGMAECMKQYQNALEDMNSEAVEYVRGIPVVKTFQQSIFSFKSFHDSIIRYKNWAVNYTLSLRIPMCCYSVSINSIFAVLIPAGLLLAGDAAGGQGFVTMALDLVFYILFTPVCVTMMDKIMWTSENTMAANDALERILNVIREKPLSEPAAPRKPENHRIEIKDVSFSYNKDGVNALEHVSLTVPQGATTAIVGASGSGKTTLVSLIPRFFDVDQGSICIGGVDVREMETKELMKRVSFVFQDSHLFKDSLMNNIRAAKPEADKEEVMGAVKAARCEDIIKKMPQGLDTVVGTKGVYLSGGEMQRIALARAILKDAPIVLLDEATAFADPDNEYLIQLAFEKLVEGKTVIMIAHRLSTVCRAHRIFVMEKGRVAEQGSHDELLKARGLYAKMWKDYQTSAEWKVGGKA from the coding sequence GTGGATGGCAGCAGGAAACATATTATGACACGGCTTCCCGATACAGGTAAGGTGACTCTGATGACCTTTGCAGGGAAGTATAAATACCTTACAGTGACAGGATGCATTCTGTCAGGTATCAGCGCGGTTATAGCGCTGGTGCCGTATCTGTGCATGTGGATGGTGATAAAGCTGGCGGTCCTGAACTGGCCGGGAGGACTGGCCGGCGGAACGCTGGTTTACTGGGGGTGGATGGCGGTGGCTTCCTCACTCCTGAGCATGCTTATCTATTTTGGGGCTCTTATGTGTACCCATCTTTCGGCCTTCCGGACAGCCAGAAATATGAAGACGGCTGCCCTTCACCACCTGGCAGAGCTGCCCATTGGCTATTTGAGGGGGACCGGAAGCGGAAAACTGCGCCGTATCATTGACGACGGGGCAGGACAGACAGAGACTTATCTGGCCCATCAGTTACCGGATTTGGCGGGAGCATTGGTGACGCCGGCGGCAGTGCTGGTACTTCTTCTGGTGTTTGACTGGAGATTTGGCCTTATCAGCCTCATTCCCATGGCGGTGGGTACATTTTTCCTCAGCAGGATGATGGGGACGGGAATGGCAGAGTGCATGAAGCAGTACCAGAATGCCCTGGAGGACATGAACAGCGAGGCCGTGGAGTATGTGCGCGGAATCCCTGTGGTAAAGACATTCCAGCAGAGCATTTTTTCCTTTAAGAGCTTTCATGATTCCATCATTCGCTATAAGAACTGGGCTGTGAATTATACCCTGTCCCTCAGAATTCCCATGTGCTGTTATTCGGTCAGCATCAACAGCATATTTGCCGTTCTCATACCTGCGGGCCTTCTTCTGGCAGGGGATGCGGCGGGCGGGCAGGGTTTTGTGACCATGGCCCTGGATCTGGTTTTCTATATCCTGTTTACACCTGTCTGCGTGACTATGATGGACAAAATCATGTGGACCAGTGAAAATACCATGGCTGCCAATGACGCGCTGGAGCGAATATTGAATGTTATCAGAGAGAAGCCTCTTTCTGAGCCCGCAGCTCCCAGGAAGCCTGAAAATCACAGGATTGAGATTAAGGACGTCTCGTTTTCCTATAACAAGGACGGTGTAAACGCTCTGGAGCATGTGTCTCTTACTGTGCCGCAGGGAGCCACCACAGCTATTGTAGGGGCTTCCGGAAGCGGCAAGACTACTCTGGTCAGCCTGATTCCAAGGTTTTTTGATGTGGACCAGGGAAGCATTTGTATCGGCGGTGTGGATGTGAGGGAGATGGAGACAAAAGAACTGATGAAGAGGGTCAGCTTTGTATTCCAGGACAGCCATCTATTTAAGGACAGTCTGATGAACAACATACGGGCGGCAAAACCGGAGGCAGATAAGGAGGAAGTCATGGGGGCCGTGAAGGCAGCCAGATGTGAGGACATTATTAAGAAGATGCCCCAGGGTCTGGATACGGTGGTTGGAACCAAAGGGGTGTACCTGTCGGGCGGTGAAATGCAGAGAATTGCACTGGCCAGAGCAATCTTAAAGGACGCTCCCATTGTGCTCCTGGACGAGGCCACGGCATTTGCCGACCCTGACAATGAATATCTGATTCAGCTGGCCTTTGAGAAGCTGGTGGAGGGCAAGACCGTGATAATGATCGCCCACAGGCTGTCTACGGTGTGCCGGGCTCACCGTATCTTCGTGATGGAGAAAGGCCGTGTGGCTGAACAGGGAAGCCATGATGAACTTTTGAAGGCCAGGGGGCTGTATGCAAAAATGTGGAAGGATTATCAGACATCAGCAGAGTGGAAGGTAGGTGGAAAGGCATGA
- a CDS encoding TetR/AcrR family transcriptional regulator, with amino-acid sequence MEDRYNGTVTAILEAGKKEFLTYGYEKASLRRIAKEASVTTGAIYGYFPGKKALFDALTSDTAEELLDLYRKEHRDFAALPPEQQPARLNEITEQYIPWMVNYIYDHFEVFKLLLCCGAQEARDRYFDRLAAVEEQSCRDFIKAMESLGHSAEGMSNTLIHILCRSFFQQLHEFVSHDLPREQAITCAVTLSRFQHAGWVRIMELGE; translated from the coding sequence ATGGAGGACAGGTACAACGGTACGGTTACTGCCATATTGGAGGCAGGAAAGAAGGAATTTCTCACATATGGATATGAGAAAGCGTCGCTCAGGAGAATCGCAAAGGAGGCATCGGTGACAACCGGAGCCATATACGGTTATTTTCCGGGGAAGAAAGCATTGTTTGACGCGCTGACCTCAGATACGGCGGAGGAACTGCTGGATCTGTACCGTAAAGAGCACAGGGACTTTGCTGCGCTGCCGCCTGAACAGCAGCCAGCCAGGCTGAATGAGATTACAGAGCAGTACATACCCTGGATGGTGAATTATATCTATGATCATTTTGAGGTGTTCAAGCTGCTTCTTTGCTGCGGCGCCCAGGAAGCCAGGGACCGTTATTTTGACAGGCTGGCCGCGGTGGAGGAGCAGTCCTGCCGGGATTTTATAAAAGCTATGGAATCTTTGGGACATTCGGCTGAAGGAATGAGCAACACACTGATTCATATTCTGTGCAGGTCCTTTTTCCAGCAGCTCCATGAATTTGTGTCCCACGACCTGCCGAGAGAACAGGCAATTACCTGTGCTGTCACATTAAGCCGTTTTCAGCATGCGGGCTGGGTGCGAATCATGGAGTTGGGTGAGTAA
- the ahpC gene encoding alkyl hydroperoxide reductase subunit C, with protein sequence MSLIGKEISDFTVQAYAGGAFREVKKSDVLGKWAVFFFYPADFTFVCPTELEDLADKYEDFKSAGCEIYSVSCDSHFVHKAWHDASRTIQKIKYPMLADPTGSLARDFDVMIEADGMAERGSFIVNPEGKIVACEVIAGNVGRNADELFRRVQASQFVAEHGDQVCPAKWQPGADTLKPSLELVGLL encoded by the coding sequence ATGTCATTAATAGGAAAAGAAATCAGCGATTTTACAGTACAGGCCTATGCAGGCGGAGCGTTCAGGGAAGTGAAGAAATCAGATGTTTTAGGGAAGTGGGCTGTATTTTTCTTTTATCCCGCGGATTTTACATTTGTTTGCCCCACTGAGCTGGAGGACCTGGCGGATAAGTATGAGGACTTCAAGTCAGCCGGCTGCGAGATATACAGCGTATCCTGCGACAGCCATTTTGTCCACAAGGCATGGCATGACGCATCAAGGACCATACAGAAAATCAAGTATCCCATGCTGGCGGATCCCACGGGCAGTCTGGCCAGGGATTTCGATGTGATGATAGAGGCTGACGGAATGGCTGAAAGAGGAAGCTTTATCGTGAATCCGGAAGGAAAGATTGTTGCCTGCGAGGTAATCGCGGGAAATGTGGGCAGGAATGCGGACGAGCTGTTCAGACGTGTTCAGGCATCCCAGTTTGTGGCGGAGCACGGTGATCAGGTATGCCCGGCAAAATGGCAGCCGGGAGCAGATACTTTAAAACCGAGCCTGGAGCTGGTGGGGCTCTTATAA
- a CDS encoding PTS sugar transporter subunit IIC — translation MTIITGLGLLLLTLAAFSLFSMKAPKGSAAMSGMANAAVATFLVEAVHRYISGDLLHLAFLGETGTISGNMGGVAAAIMVPIGMGVNPVFAVVAGVALGGYGILPGFIAGYAIGFIAPFIEKHLPPGLDSVLGALMIAPIARFIAFLVDPAVNAALAHIGGMISAATEQSPILMGLLLGGVIKMICTSPLSSMALTAMLGLTGLPMGIAAIACFGGSFTNGVIFKMLHFGDNSNVAAVMMEPLTQAHIITKHPIPIYCSNFFGGGFSGVAAAFLGIINNAPGTASPIPGLLAPFAFNPPLKVLMALLLAAISGTLAGIVGAIVFKKKYDMKPELSVINSFEE, via the coding sequence ATGACAATTATTACGGGGTTAGGATTACTATTATTGACGCTGGCAGCTTTCTCACTTTTCAGTATGAAGGCGCCCAAAGGTTCAGCGGCCATGTCGGGAATGGCCAATGCAGCAGTTGCAACTTTCCTTGTGGAGGCTGTCCACAGGTACATATCCGGAGATTTGCTTCACCTGGCATTCCTTGGGGAAACGGGCACCATATCGGGCAACATGGGCGGCGTGGCAGCGGCAATTATGGTACCGATAGGCATGGGAGTGAATCCCGTATTTGCAGTAGTTGCCGGTGTTGCTCTGGGAGGATACGGCATCCTTCCGGGATTTATCGCAGGATATGCAATTGGCTTCATTGCGCCGTTTATTGAGAAACACCTTCCGCCGGGCCTGGATTCCGTGCTGGGTGCTCTCATGATTGCACCGATTGCCAGATTCATCGCCTTCCTGGTGGATCCGGCTGTGAATGCAGCCCTGGCGCACATCGGCGGCATGATTTCGGCAGCTACAGAGCAGTCGCCCATTCTCATGGGACTTCTGCTGGGAGGGGTTATCAAGATGATTTGTACGTCTCCCCTCAGTTCCATGGCTCTTACCGCCATGCTGGGACTTACAGGACTGCCCATGGGTATTGCAGCTATTGCCTGCTTCGGCGGTTCCTTTACCAATGGTGTCATCTTTAAAATGCTCCACTTCGGGGATAACAGCAACGTGGCAGCTGTTATGATGGAGCCGCTGACACAGGCCCATATCATAACAAAGCACCCCATACCGATTTATTGTTCCAACTTTTTCGGGGGAGGCTTTTCGGGAGTGGCCGCCGCATTCCTGGGCATTATCAACAATGCCCCGGGAACAGCATCTCCCATACCCGGACTGCTGGCGCCCTTTGCCTTCAATCCGCCGTTAAAGGTACTTATGGCGCTGCTGCTGGCTGCCATCAGCGGTACCCTGGCTGGAATCGTGGGAGCCATAGTATTTAAGAAGAAGTATGATATGAAGCCGGAATTATCCGTCATTAATTCGTTTGAGGAGTAA
- a CDS encoding heavy metal translocating P-type ATPase — translation MKFVIRHEIRGRVRVHFYQKDMSIRQADLLHYYLCTLPGVKNVRVYERTADAAVVYEGSRRCILEGIQRFSYDSERMEELVPKNSGRALNREYKEKLVRKVVVRAFAKSFLPASVRAVYTAAHSVRYLLKGVRCLLRGKLEVEVLDAAAIAVSVLRRDFDTAGSVMFLLGIGELLEEWTRKKSVGDLARSMSLNISGVWQNVDGTEVLVPVSKIREGDLVTVHMGNVIPLDGVVASGDAMVNQASMTGESVPVRKEEGSYVYAGTAVEEGEITLRVRTAAGDTRFERIVTMIEESEQLKSTAEGKAATLADALVPWSLGGTILTWLLTRNVTKALSILMVDFSCALKLAMPLSVLSAMREAGSCHITVKGGRYMEAAAAADTIIFDKTGTLTKARPQVADVVVFNDMGKEELLRIAACLEEHFPHSMAKAVVNEAVKRGLVHKEMHSRVDYIVAHGIATYVGDERVVIGSYHFVFEDEGCRIPEDKRTVFDSLPVEYSHLYLAIGGSLAAVICIEDPLRDEADAVIAALHRQGITKIVMMTGDSERTAAAVAGRVGVDEYYSEVLPEDKARFVDEEKKKGRKVIMIGDGINDSPALSAADAGIAISEGAEIAREIADITISEDNLFQLVTLRAISRALMDRIDRNYRFVIGFNLGLILLGVGGVITPAASAMLHNTSTLAISLKSMTNLLD, via the coding sequence ATGAAGTTTGTAATTAGACATGAGATAAGGGGAAGGGTCAGGGTTCATTTTTATCAGAAGGATATGAGCATACGGCAGGCTGATTTGCTGCATTATTATCTCTGCACCCTTCCCGGAGTAAAAAATGTCAGGGTATATGAGAGAACAGCGGATGCCGCTGTGGTGTATGAAGGCAGCCGCAGGTGCATACTGGAGGGAATACAGAGGTTTTCTTATGATAGTGAGCGGATGGAAGAGCTGGTGCCGAAGAACAGCGGAAGGGCCCTGAACCGCGAATACAAGGAGAAGCTGGTCCGGAAAGTGGTGGTCAGGGCATTTGCCAAATCCTTTCTGCCGGCTTCTGTCAGAGCCGTCTATACGGCCGCCCACTCCGTCAGGTACCTGCTAAAGGGAGTCCGCTGTCTGCTCAGGGGCAAGCTGGAGGTGGAGGTTTTGGATGCCGCAGCGATTGCCGTGTCTGTCCTGAGACGGGATTTCGACACGGCGGGTTCTGTTATGTTCCTTCTGGGGATTGGGGAACTTCTGGAAGAATGGACCCGCAAAAAGTCAGTGGGCGACCTTGCCAGGAGCATGTCCTTAAACATTTCCGGGGTATGGCAGAATGTGGATGGGACAGAGGTCCTGGTTCCTGTTTCAAAAATCAGGGAGGGAGACCTGGTAACGGTCCATATGGGAAATGTGATTCCTCTGGACGGAGTGGTCGCTTCCGGGGACGCCATGGTGAATCAGGCTTCCATGACAGGGGAATCAGTGCCTGTCAGGAAGGAGGAGGGCTCCTACGTGTATGCGGGAACAGCCGTAGAGGAGGGAGAGATTACCCTGCGGGTGAGGACGGCTGCGGGCGACACCAGGTTTGAACGGATTGTGACCATGATTGAGGAGTCGGAGCAGCTTAAGTCCACGGCTGAGGGAAAGGCAGCCACCCTGGCGGACGCGTTGGTTCCCTGGAGTCTGGGCGGAACCATACTTACGTGGCTGCTGACCCGCAATGTGACAAAGGCCCTGTCCATCCTGATGGTGGATTTTTCCTGCGCGCTGAAGCTGGCTATGCCCCTGTCTGTGCTCTCGGCCATGCGCGAGGCCGGCAGCTGCCATATTACGGTAAAAGGAGGCAGGTATATGGAGGCAGCGGCTGCTGCCGACACCATTATCTTTGACAAGACAGGAACCCTGACAAAGGCCAGGCCCCAGGTGGCGGATGTGGTGGTATTCAATGACATGGGAAAGGAAGAGCTGCTGCGCATTGCTGCCTGCCTGGAGGAGCATTTCCCCCACTCCATGGCTAAGGCTGTGGTAAATGAGGCAGTGAAGCGGGGGCTGGTCCACAAGGAGATGCATTCCAGGGTGGATTATATTGTAGCACACGGCATTGCCACCTATGTGGGAGATGAAAGGGTGGTGATTGGAAGCTATCACTTTGTGTTTGAAGATGAGGGGTGCAGGATACCGGAGGATAAGAGAACGGTATTTGACAGCCTTCCCGTGGAATATTCCCACCTCTACCTGGCCATCGGAGGAAGTCTGGCAGCCGTTATCTGCATTGAGGACCCTCTGAGGGATGAGGCGGATGCGGTCATCGCCGCCCTTCACAGGCAGGGAATCACCAAGATTGTCATGATGACAGGAGACAGTGAGCGCACAGCCGCCGCTGTTGCCGGACGGGTGGGAGTGGACGAGTATTATTCGGAGGTCCTTCCCGAGGACAAGGCCCGGTTCGTGGACGAAGAAAAGAAAAAGGGCCGCAAGGTTATTATGATTGGCGACGGAATCAATGATTCGCCGGCCCTGTCGGCTGCTGACGCGGGAATTGCCATCAGCGAAGGGGCTGAGATTGCCAGGGAGATAGCAGATATCACCATCTCGGAGGACAACCTGTTCCAACTGGTGACACTGAGGGCTATCAGCCGGGCACTCATGGACCGGATTGACCGGAACTACAGGTTTGTTATCGGATTCAACCTGGGTCTTATTCTTCTGGGAGTGGGAGGCGTCATAACCCCGGCCGCATCAGCTATGCTCCACAATACATCCACTCTGGCTATCAGTTTAAAGAGTATGACCAATCTTCTGGATTGA
- a CDS encoding DUF6110 family protein has product MIDCFKCKKMGLFLGGVLFGTAGVKILGSDDAKKLYINCLAAGLRAKNCVMTTASNIQENAEDILAEAREINAQRCQEVFEDESREESPEHTSEYLKEDETASADTVTA; this is encoded by the coding sequence ATGATCGATTGTTTTAAATGTAAAAAAATGGGCCTTTTTTTAGGCGGCGTCCTGTTTGGAACAGCAGGTGTGAAGATTCTGGGAAGCGATGATGCCAAAAAGTTATATATCAACTGCCTGGCTGCCGGATTAAGGGCTAAAAACTGTGTGATGACCACCGCCTCCAATATCCAGGAGAACGCTGAGGATATTCTGGCAGAGGCCAGGGAAATCAATGCACAGCGCTGTCAGGAGGTATTTGAGGATGAAAGCAGGGAGGAGTCCCCTGAGCATACCTCAGAATATTTGAAGGAAGATGAGACAGCTTCTGCTGATACGGTTACAGCGTAA